A portion of the Melitaea cinxia chromosome 1, ilMelCinx1.1, whole genome shotgun sequence genome contains these proteins:
- the LOC123657007 gene encoding protein-cysteine N-palmitoyltransferase Rasp encodes MKIIIPKIELYIYFSLWIFANIYSLYKLIENQRDIVEKEEKVVFSLSDLQQGWSLLSRYKDGSDIEWSSWKYFLQTSWPYLIFQFVISEVIREAYISVLKYWYILSSIIFVTIYMGYKQLLIIFAQPVIYALILLFGGKKLSIWITSVILLLSYNSLKYKYYFWSFLDHDDMYDEEVYLILFSVAWIELRCISYSLDYIDSKNARLLKFDDIVKMFSYILYLPLLYMGPIILYDEFEKSFTTNREKLKTRIKRFAIDIVLFQLYTCVLDLSLHYIYFFAMQNNMELIRKLPTVALCGAGLWMGLEFHMKYVVSYGTTAAFSRLDNMVPPPTPRCIARIHVYSQMWRYFDVGLYRFLVKYIYKPGYGLLCKCNHLPKVIHKLLASLVTFTFIFVWHGIVWHILIWSVINYLGITLEHIGKAISKQKIYESFKTNILKTKAMEVRFIALLCSPLLALSAISNFYLFAGSDVGNLFVESFTHPSFVNSFLLILALYCCCHVSIALEDVPTRNSSLKNK; translated from the exons atgaaaataattattccaaaaatagaattatatatttacttttctttatggatatttgcaaatatatattctctgtataaactaatagaaaatcagagag ATATAGTAGAGAAAGAAGAAAAGGTTGTCTTTTCTTTAAGTGACTTACAACAAGGTTGGAGCTTATTATCAAGATACAAAGATGGTTCAGATATTGAATGGAGTAGCTGGAAATACTTTCTTCAAACTTCATGGCCTTACTTGATTTTTCAGTTTGTGATTTCTGAGGTCATACGTGAAGCATATatttccgttttgaagtattgGTATATATTATCAAGTATTATTTTTGTCACAATTTACATGGGATATAAACaattattgattatatttgCTCAACCAGTGATATATGCTTTGATATTACTTTTCGGAGGAAAAAAATTGAGTATTTGGATCACAAGTGTAATATTATTGCTAAGCTACAATTCactgaaatataaatactatttttggAGTTTTTTGGATCATGATGATATGTATGATGAAGAGgtgtatcttattttatttagtgttGCCTGGATTGAACTACGATGCATAAGTTATTCCCTAGACTATATTGACAGTAAAAATGCAAGATTATTGAAATTTGATGATATTGTCAAAATGTTTAGTTACATATTATACTTGCCTTTACTTTACATGGGTCCGATAATACTTTATGACGAGtttgaaaaaagttttacaaCCAATAGAGAAAAGTTGAAAACCAGGATAAAGAGATTTGCTATAGACATAGTACTTTTTCAGCTGTATACATGTGTTTTGGATTTAtctttacattatatatacttttttgctATGCAAAATAATATGGAG TTGATTAGAAAGCTTCCGACAGTTGCACTTTGCGGTGCTGGGTTATGGATGGGTTTGGAATTTCACATGAAGTATGTTGTTTCATATGGTACTACTGCAGCATTTTCTAGACTAGATAATATGGTTCCACCACCTACTCCAAGATGTATAGCTAGAATTCACGTTTATTCTCAGATGTGGCGTTATTTTGATGTTGGACTTTACAGATTTTTAGTAAA ATATATATACAAACCTGGGTATGGACTGTTATGTAAGTGCAATCATTTACCAAAAGTCATCCACAAGCTACTGGCATCACTAGTTacttttactttcatttttgtATGGCATGGAATTGTATGGCATATACTTATTTGGTCAGTAATAAACTATTTAGGAATTACGCTAGAACATATAGGTAAAGccatttcaaaacaaaaaatatatgaaagttttaaaacaaatattttaaaaactaaagcCATGGAGGTGCGATTTATAGCTCTTTTATGTTCACCGTTACTAGCACTTTCTGCAAtatcaaacttttatttatttgctggTAGTGATGTCGGTAATTTATTTGTTGAATCTTTTACTCATCCATCATTTGTAAAttcttttctattaattttagcTTTATATTGTTGTTGTCATGTTTCCATAGCTCTGGAAGATGTTCCAACTAGAAacagttctttaaaaaataagtaa
- the LOC123657017 gene encoding DNA helicase MCM8-like yields the protein MRRNWRGRYRNNWNRNKRPNNTSDNRSLNNSSSSSLIASTASNSSRAPANQIPIVIPIYTEKNVWKLYFPSEEQSSNLEMAKNIKSFQDYIEKNRSLFDLEKIDQTRSIPLDVQNLTNDMDFKNTWPSFQSDLFENPETTLRILEYCLHEKLKCEARIRVRILNHEPIIPIANLKVNYFGKLVTIKGTVIRVGSVGLICNSMAFECSSCHSIQAVMQPQGVFTAPNCCQKCKSGNKFEPLQSSTFTNTTDWQIAKIQEIQSQSLSGTIPRTVEIELQGDLVGSACPGDVLSVTGIVQVRGESKGGEDGRRAARLLQLYVEAVSIHSQRNLSNPTLSFTLKDYYAIQEIHASENVFRLLVHSLCPTIFGQEAVKAGLILGLFGGTELENGTRSNPHVLIVGDPGLGKSQLLQAAAHAAPRGVYVCGASASAGGLTVALGRESGGDYALEAGALVLADKGVCCVDELDKMGAHHSSLLEAMEQRRVSVAKGGVVCSLAARATVLAAANPAAGAYRRSKTVAENLKLNSALLSRFDLVFILLDQPDEKIDAMLSEHVLALHSGAKRKKIDGGETSNLNISIYSSQSDNEVSLSKKLRLKPSEVIDTLPLVLLRKYIAYARRYVHPKLSKEAANVLQDFYLELRSKHQNSDGAPITTRQLEACIRLTQARARVDLREEATVQDAHDVISLVKHSLVDTFSDEYGNIELSRSINGSGVSSRNKLKRFLDALSHRSHQLGKDVFTRQELIQIHKSVGISGDANDLIEAMHIHSYLLLKGSNLYQLVAI from the exons ATGCGTCGCAACTGGAGAGGTCGTTACAGAAATAAttggaaccgaaataaaagGCCAAATAATACTTCTGATAATCGGAGCCTTAATAATTCTTCATCATCGTCTTTGATAGCTTCAACTGCTTCAAATTCTTCAAGGGCTCCAGCAAATCAAATTCCTATTGTAATACCCATATATACTGAAAAGAATGTATGGAAACTTTATTTTCCTTCAGAAG agcaATCTTCAAATTTAGAAATGGCTAAAAATATTAAGAGTTTTCAAGATTACATAGAAAAGAATAGAAGTTTATTTGATTTAGAGAAGATTGATCAGACTCGCAGTATTCCTTTAGATGTACAAAACTTGACAAATGATATGGATTTCAAAAATACTTGGCCTTCCTTTCAAAGCGACTTATTTGAAAACCCAGAGACAACTTTGAGAATTTTGGAGTACTGCTTACATGAG AAACTCAAATGTGAAGCTCGCATAAGGGTTAGAATATTAAACCATGAACCAATTATTCCAATAgctaatttaaaagttaattattttg GAAAATTAGTTACCATCAAAGGCACTGTAATCAGAGTAGGAAGTGTTGGGCTTATATGCAATTCAATGGCATTTGAGTGTTCAAGTTGTCATAGCATTCAAGCTGTAATGCAACCTCAGGGTGTATTCACAG ctCCAAACTGTTGCCAGAAATGTAAAAGTGGTAATAAATTTGAACCATTGCAATCCTCTACATTCACAAATACAACTGACTGGCAAATAGCTAAAATACAAGAGATACAATCACAG agCTTGTCAGGAACTATACCTCGAACGGTAGAGATAGAACTGCAAGGTGACCTGGTGGGTAGTGCATGTCCTGGAGATGTTCTCTCTGTCACAGGCATAGTACAG GTTCGTGGTGAGAGCAAAGGAGGTGAAGATGGTAGAAGAGCTGCTAGACTCTTACAGTTATATGTAGAAGCAGTTTCCATACACAGCCAAAGAAACTTGAGCAATCCCACTTTATCATTTACTTTAAAAGACTATTATGCAATTCAG gaaATTCATGCTTCCGAGAATGTCTTCAGACTTTTGGTCCATTCTCTGTGTCCCACAATATTTGGTCAAGAGGCTGTTAAAGCCGGTCTAATTTTAGGTCTTTTTGGAGGAACTGAGTTAGAAAATGGTACAAGATCAAATCCTCATGTATTGATTGTTGGAGACCCTGGATTAGGAAAATCTCAGTTATTGCAAGCAGCCGCACATGCAGCTCCAAGGG GTGTGTACGTGTGCGGTGCGTCTGCTTCAGCGGGAGGTCTCACAGTAGCTCTGGGGAGGGAGTCGGGGGGCGATTACGCGCTCGAGGCTGGAGCATTGGTGTTGGCTGACAAAGGTGTTTGCTGTGTCGATGAATTAGATAAG ATGGGCGCGCACCACAGTAGCCTGCTGGAGGCGATGGAGCAAAGGCGCGTCAGCGTGGCGAAGGGCGGCGTCGTGTGCAGCCTCGCGGCGCGCGCCACCGTGCTGGCCGCCGCCAACCCCGCCGCCGGCGCCTACCGCAG ATCAAAAACAGTagctgaaaatttaaaattgaactcAGCACTACTATCAAGATTTGATCTAGTATTCATTTTATTAGATCAGCCAGATGAG aAAATCGATGCAATGCTATCTGAACATGTGTTGGCCTTACACTCCGGTgcgaaaagaaagaaaattgaCGGCGGCGAAactagtaatttaaatataagtatatattcgAGCCAAAGTGATAATGAAGTTTCACTaag TAAAAAATTACGTCTTAAGCCCAGTGAAGTAATTGATACATTACCATTAGTATTACTTCGGAAATACATCGCATACGCAAGAAGATATGTCCATCCCAAACTGAGTAAGGAAGCTGCGAATGTActtcaagatttttatttagaacTTCGTAGCAAACATCAGAATTCCGACGGAGCGCCCATAACCACAAGGCAACTTGAAGCATGTATACGGCTAACGCAG GCAAGAGCAAGAGTAGATTTACGAGAAGAAGCAACGGTTCAAGATGCGCATGACGTAATCAGTTTAGTTAAACATAGTCTTGTGGATACATTTAGCGACGAATACGGTAATATTGAATTATCACGCTCAATAAACGGCTCTGGAGTTAGTTCGCGAAATAAG ctAAAGCGATTTTTAGATGCTTTAAGTCATCGATCTCATCAATTAGGTAAAGACGTATTTACTAgacaagaattaatacaaatacacaAATCTGTCGGTATCAGTGGTGATGCAAATGATCTAATTGAAGCAATGCACATACATTCCTATTTACTACTGAAAGGATCCAATTTATATCAGTTAGTTGCAATTTAA